The DNA window AATGGGGCTGGGAAGACTACATTAATAAATGTTGTATGTGGAGTTTTAAAGGCTGACGATGGTGACATATTTTTTGAAGGTAAAAAAATCACCAACAAAAAGCCGCATCAAATTTGTAGGATGGGAATTGCACGTACATATCAGATACCAAAGCCGTTTTGGTCGATGAGTGCTGTTGAAAATGTGGCTATAGGTATGCTCTTTGGAAAAGAGGGGAAAAGTTCTTCATTAAACGAAGCTAAATCAAAAGCTATTGAACTTTTGGAATTTGTCGGATTTCCTAAATCTCGTATTAACGCTAAGGCACGTGATCTTAAACTTTTAGAAATAAAATTTTTAGAAATAGCTCGAGCCTTAGCAACAAATCCCAAACTACTGTTACTTGATGAACCTTTCGCTGGTTTGACTCCTCCAGAAATTGATGATGCTGTAGAGCTTGTAAGGAAAATTAATGAGCTTGGCGTGACCATCATCATAGTTGAACATGTAATACCATTAATTGTCAGATTGGCACAAAGGCTCATTGTATTAAATTTTGGTAAAAAGATAGCAGATGGTAATGTTACTTCTGTTATAAATGATGAAGAAGTTATTAAAGCTTATTTGGGTGAGAAGATTGCTGCTTGAAATAAAGGATTTATGTGCAGGATATGGTCCAATGATAGTTCTAAAAGACATATCTATGAGCATAGATAAGGGGGAATTTGTAGCGCTAATAGGTCCTAATGGAGCAGGTAAAACAACGCTTTTACGTTGTATAACTGGACTACTTAAGATAACGAAAGGTTTCATTAAATTTAAAGGTGAAATAATAAATAACTTACCACCAAACAAGATTGCTGAAAAAGGTATTGCAATAGTCCCGGAAGGAAGAAGATTGTTCCCAAAACTAACAGTATTAGAGAACTTACAGATGGGTGCATATTCAAATAGAGCGAGGGAAAGGGAGAAAGAAACGTTAGAGGAAGTCTTCCAACTCTTTCCACGACTTAAAGAG is part of the Candidatus Methanomethylicota archaeon genome and encodes:
- a CDS encoding ABC transporter ATP-binding protein — its product is MLPEKSVLCLKDVTKKFGGLVALDKVSFEINYGEIVGLIGPNGAGKTTLINVVCGVLKADDGDIFFEGKKITNKKPHQICRMGIARTYQIPKPFWSMSAVENVAIGMLFGKEGKSSSLNEAKSKAIELLEFVGFPKSRINAKARDLKLLEIKFLEIARALATNPKLLLLDEPFAGLTPPEIDDAVELVRKINELGVTIIIVEHVIPLIVRLAQRLIVLNFGKKIADGNVTSVINDEEVIKAYLGEKIAA
- a CDS encoding ABC transporter ATP-binding protein, translated to MLLEIKDLCAGYGPMIVLKDISMSIDKGEFVALIGPNGAGKTTLLRCITGLLKITKGFIKFKGEIINNLPPNKIAEKGIAIVPEGRRLFPKLTVLENLQMGAYSNRAREREKETLEEVFQLFPRLKERKNQKAGTLSGGEQQMLAIGRALMSIPELLLLDEPSLGLAPLLVSELFKKLEVLKERR